A segment of the Bacteriovorax sp. BAL6_X genome:
TGAGACTGCAATTGAAACTCTATGTGCAAATTACATTGATAACGTTAAGGCCTACACTCAAAAAGAAAAGGTTCGTAACAAGTACACAGGTAAGCTTGAAGAAGCAGATGAGCGTTTCATGAGAAGCATTGAAGAGAAGATCGACATTGCAGAATCACGCAAGGATGACTTTAGACGTGAGATTATGAACTATATTGGCGCTCTTGCAATCGAAGGTAAACAATTTGATTACAAGATGAATGAAAGACTACACCGTGCGCTTGAACTTAAGCTTTTTGAAGATCAAAAAGATGCGATTAAGCTTACAACAATCATCTCAAATGTTGTTGATAAAGAAACACAAGAGAAGATTGATGTTATTAAGTCTCGTCTAATTAAGAATTATGGTTACTGTGAAATTTCAGCAACTGATGCCCTTAATTATGTCGCTAGTATTTTTGCAAAAGGAGACAGTGCTAAGTCTTAGGACTTAGCACCTCCACAACTGGAGAGTTAATGGATCACCCGATTAAAAGAGACCACGCACGTTTTCGTAAAATTATTAAAGGAAAGGTGCGTGATAATCTAAGAAAGTATATTGCTGGCGGTGAGATGCCTATTCCAAAAGGCAATGGGCAATTTAAAGTTCCAATGCCTTCTATTAATACTCCTCAGTTTCGTTTTGGCGATAAAAGTCAAGGTGGTACAGGGCAAGGTGATGGCCAACCAGGTGACCCAGTCGATGGACAAGGGGAACCAGGGGAAGGTCAAGGGGAGCCCGGGGAGGCAGGAGAGCAGGAAGGTGATAAGGCCCTTGATGTTGAAATGAGTCTTGACGAGCTTGCTTCGATTCTTGGCAATGAACTTGCTTTACCTAAGATTGAACCTAAGGGTAAGAAGAATATGCAATCAACTGTGGATCGCTACACTAGTATCGGTACTGTTGGTCCAGATTCTCTAAAGCATTATAAGAGATCTTTTAAAGAGGCGCTAAAGCGCCAAATCGCGATGGGAACTTATGATCCAAAGAATCCTGTGGTTGTTCCAATTAAAAGTGATATGCGATACCGTTCGAGTGATTCAAAGATTGAATTTGAAAATTCTGCGGTTGTTATCTATATGATGGACGTATCAGGCTCAATGGGTGATGAGCAAAAAGAAATTGTTCGTACAGAATCTTTTTGGATTAATCTATGGCTTAAGTCTCAGTATAAAGACATTGAAATTCGTTATATTATCCACGATGCTACAGCAAAAGAAGTTGATGAAGAGACATTCTTTAGAACTCGTGAAAGTGGCGGAACTCTCATTTCATCGGCACTCAAGCTTTGCAAGGATATGATTGCAAGTGACTATAACTCTGACGAATGGAATATTTACCCTTTCCATTTTTCTGATGGAGATAATTGGTCGGCCGAAGACACAAAGGTTTGTCTTGATATTTTAAAGAATTCAATTATTCCAAATTCAAATGCATTCTTCTATGGGCAAGTTGAGTCTCGCTATGGATCGGGGCAATTTTATAAAGATCTTGCCAAAGAGTTCGGTGAAAAGCATGAGGATGTAATTTTAAGTAAAATTAAAAATAAAGAAGCAATCTTAGATTCAATAAAAGATTTTCTAGGAAAAGGTAAGTAAGGCGTGACTCCAGTAATAAGTAGTATGGAAAGGACAAAACCACTAAGTGGTGAACTTGCAAGATTAAGAGATGAAGTGCACAGCTATGCTGTTGAATACGGTCTCGATTTCTATCCTGTTGTTTTCGAAGTTTGTGACTATGATACAGTTTGTATTCTTGCTGCAAATGGAGGATTTCCTTCTCGCTATCCTCATTGGAGATTCGGGCTAGAATATGATCGTCTTGCTAAAGGTAATAAATACGGTTTTCAAAAAATATACGAACTTGTGATTAACACTGATCCTTGTTATGCCTACCTTCTAAGCTCTAATCGTTATGTCGATCAGAAGCTAGTTATGGCACATGTTTATGGCCACGCTGATTTCTTTAAAAATAATGCATGGTTTAGAGGAACAGATCGTCGCATGATGGATGTTATGGCCAATCATGGGACAAAAGTACGTCGCTATATGGATAAATACGGTCAAGACCGTGTGGAAGAGTTTATTGATACAGTTCTTTCTTTTGAAAACTTACTAGATGTAAATGTACTTTTCCAAAGTGAAGAAAAACAGAAGACATCGGCCGACGAGGATTTTGAATTTAAAGATGATCGTTCACAAGTTCTACGCTCTTTTATGAACTCAAAGATGGGACGTGCTGGACTTGAAGAAGGTAAGAGCGAAGTTAAAAAGACGCCTCTTGAACTACTTGATGAAGAGATTCGTGGCACACGTGATATTATGAAATTTCTTATTGATCACGCTCCAATTGAAGACTGGCAAGCAGATATCATAGGCATACTAAGAGAAGAAGCGTATTACTTTCTACCTCAAAGAATGACTAAGATTATGAATGAGGGCTGGGCCTCTTATTGGCACTCTAAAATTCTTACAAAAAAGGCCTTGAATAGTTCAGAGATTATTGATTTTGCAGATATTCATTCTGGTGTTATGGCCATGAGTAAGCAAAATATTAACCCATATAAAATCGGTATTGAGCTGATGCGCGATATCGAGTACCGTTGGGATACTGGAAAATTTGGTAAAGAATACCAAGACTGTACCGATCTTTACAAGAAAGAAAATTGGCATATCGAAACGAATAAAGGACGCGAAAAGATTTTTGAAGTAAGGCGTACTCATAATGATATTACTTTTATCGATGAGTTCTTTACTGAAGAATTTTGTAATCGCATGCAGCTTTTTACTTATAAGTATAACTCGCGCACTGGCCGAAATGAGATCGAGACACGTGACTTTAAAGAAATTAAAGCAAAGCTTTTAAATCAACTAACGAATTTTGGTTCTCCAATAATTGAAGTCGAATCAGCTAATCATAAAAACCGTGGAGAGCTACTACTTCGCCATGTTCACCAAGGTGTCGACTTAGATTTAACACAGGCCCAAGATACGATGGCAAATATCTATAAAATCTGGAAAAGACCTGTTTCAATTACTACTGTTGTAGAAGATAACTCTATTGTTTATCAATTTGATGGTGTTGAATTTAAAGAAGATAAGTAGTCGCTTTATTAATTAGTTGTCTGTATTGCTTGTTGACCTAAAAATAGTTTCAAGTAAAATTGAAGTAACTTTCAATATTAGAAATTTAGAATTTATGTCAATATAGGAATATTCATGCTTTTAAAAAGTACTTTCATTGTTTTATCACTTTTTGTCTCAATTCAAACATTAGCTGTAATAAAGCTCAATTCTGGCCGTGGTGATATTTCATTGATTAGTAAAAATCAATCACGTCAAATTGATGCGACTAAAATATCTAGTGATATAAGTCTTTCACAAGATACTCTTATCATTACTGAAGATAATTCTTATGCTCGACTTTCAAATGAACGTGGAGATTTATTCGTCATTGGCCCAAATTCGAAGGTAACTATTGAGCTTATAAATGCATCTGAAGGTGACTTTATCTCACTTCATGCAGGGATTATAAGAATTAAAGCTAAGAAACAAAGAAAGGTTAGGGGACAGCGTTTTGATCGTATTTTTGTAAGAACAAATAGTGCTCTTGTTGGCCTTGAAGACACTGACTCTCTTGTTCTCTACAATATCTATAATAACGTAACTGGAACACTGACTTTTACTGGTAGAGCAAATATGAAGCGAATCAATCGCTCTCATAAATTTAGTGCGGGGGAAAGACTTGTTTTTAGAAGAAGCCTTAAAGAGCAAAAAATAAAGTTTAAGTTTCGTGCTAATAATGAAATTAAAAATTTTAGTAAAGAAATTAATGAAGTTCTATTTGGTCAAAATTTAAAAGACGTGGCAACCGTTGAACGTGGCCAGTATAGTGCTACATTTCACGACTCAAGGCCTGTTTCTATGCCTGTTAAGTTAAACCCACTACAGTTAACAAAGCTCTATCCAAATAATCGCTTAGATATGACTGTCTACTCTGAAGATACTGATGGTGAGGAAATAAATTTATCTCCATATCCACTCTCTGGTAATCTTTTTATACCTGCTCAACAGCAAAGCTCATATCGTGGTCAGTACTCAAACTCACAAAAAAGGTATGCGCCAAAGGCCGGTGGTTTGGTTGATCTTGCGTCTGGTATTTATATTCCACCTGAAAAGAATGCGACATTTAATGAAAAATATCGTGTCTATGAAGCACGCGACATAGGGCGTATTAACAGCTCTAATGGAACTTTTATTGCTCCAAAAAATCTTACACTCGATCCAAACCGTGGATTCCTTGTTGTTAATAATACTCATGAGTCTATCCAAAAACAAATTGAATTAAATGATCTTTTAAAATCTAACTTACTACTTGCAAGTTATAAAAATGTTAGTGGAAAGAAAATGACTACGGCCGAAAGATTTTCTTCAAATATTGTGGGACTTTCTCTAGTTAATCAGGGCCATACATTTGGATATGATAGTGGTGACTATGAATTAGGAAAGAGAGGGATTGAAGTTAGCTTGGCCCTTATGGGAAACGGAAGCTTTCGCCCATTTGTTAAATTTAGATTACTAAATGAAAACTTTGCTAGTTCAAGTCTATCAAATAATATTGAACGCTTCTATCAAATGAATCTTGGTCTTGATTATCAATTTGGAGAGATATTCTATGTTAGTGGACAACTTTCTATTGATGAAGAACCTATTGTTTTAAATGCTACTTCAAGTATTGTTAGTGCAACACTTACTAACTTTATTGGAGAGTTCGGGGTAAAGCTTTTCAACCTTAAGAAAATTGACTTCTTTGCTCGAGCTGGTGCTAAGTATAGTTTGGCTAATGCTGATGATGGCTTTGATATTGAAAGCGGTATGGGCTTATATTTTGGTGGAAAGCTTGATTATTGGCTTAATCGTTATAGTTTCATCTTTGCAGAATTAGACTATTTGTCACACTCTTTCTCAATTTCTGGGGCAGGTAATGACAGCGATGTTGATATGAGTGGTACGATGATAAACTTTGGCTATCGCTATTCTTTCTAATGAGTTCAGTGCCCAAGGTTTGGGTACTGTGCTAAATCTAGCTCATAAATATCTTTTTGATAAATAAGCACTGGTTCATCATATTTCTTTTGTTCAGGTGCTGAAATCATAGATTCAAGTCGGTCTTGTATGATTTTAGATTCCATTTTTTGATCTTTTCGAATTACATCAGTTGTAAAATTATTCCATAGTTTTGATTGCATATGTAGCCAGCAACTAATGATATTCTTATTGAGGCATGACTTATCACTAAGCTGAATCCATTTTTGATCATTATTTAATAATTTTAAGTAGGTGCTAAGAATCGCGGCCTCATATGGAAGACGCTTATTATAGCGTATATCAAGATTGTTCATTAGGTAAACGGCTTCTTTAAACTTGCCTTCTTTGATAAGAATATTAATTCTTAATAGTTCTTTTTCACGAGAAAGTGATTCTGATAGTGGAATTTTTGAAAGCGCAATTCGTGCATTCTTAAAATTTCCACTAAGCCATGCTGTTGCCAGTATGAGCTTATTATTAACTATTGACTCAGGCTTTTGAATTAAATTTGATATATAGTGTGAATAGGCCGTTTTGATATCATCTTTATGTATCTCCATATGCCCTTTAATTTTATTAGTATTTGTATTATCAATCGATTGGGCAAGCTTTAAAGCTTGATCGTATTTACCATCATTATAAAGATTAACAGCAACCAGTGTTCTAAGCATTGGATCTGCATAGAAATCAACTGGTATTGTTCCATAGTATTTTAAAACTCTTTTGTGTTCTTTAAAAAAGATACCGTATCGAAGGACTGTTTTTATAATATCTAGATTATTGCTTGCCATTAGGTCTCTGATTTTTGTTGATTTAACATGGCCTTTAAGGCGTTTTTCTAAGACTAGATCTAACCAAGTATTGTCCTGATAAGGATTCTTATTGTGGATTCTTGTAATACAATTTCTAAAGATTTCTTCAATCTTCTCATTCATTTCTTTTGGCATGGAAAGAGCACTTACCATTCTCGTTGTACAGTTTTGATAAAACCAAGAAGCGTTATCCTGCAAGGATGCCAGTGTCTCACGTGTCTCTTTTGCCCGTGCATCGGAAAAGTATGCAAGTACCAGAAAGCGGTTAATTAGAAGTTGTTTCTTATAACTATTTGTTTTGGCCGAAAGTTTTTCAAGAACAAGTATGGCATCATTTGAATGGCCATCGATTAAAAGTGATTTAGCAACTCTTAATTGGTCAAGAAAGTCCTTGCGATCATCTAGTTGAAGGCCTTCATTAAAGTATGCCGCCTCTATTTCGTGATAGATATTATAGGGTGGGTCAAGTTCACGCTTTGCCTGTCTTGAAATAATATGTGCATTGGATTGCGCACGAATGACTTCACTTAATAGCGATAAGCTTATAAGAATGAGAATGGCCTTAAGTGAAATTAGTTTCATATATAAATTCTTTTAAATTTCCCATTAAACCTTTCGGGAATAATTCCGATAACTTAAGGGAAAGTTTAAATGGATTTTACATGGATGTTTTTGCAAAATTCTTAAAGTATGTACGTTTGTTATTCTGCCCGATGTTGGCGGTTATATCGCTACAGGTACTATCTGCGGATTCTCTTGTTCTTAATAAGCAAGGGGATATGATATTTGATAATCTAGGTAAATCAATTGAGCAATCACGTGTTAAAAACTCTAAAGAAAATTTTGATCTTTTAAATAATTACCGAAAATTCTATCTTGAAGATGAGAAACTTGATTATTTCTGTCGAGAAAATAGTGCAAAACTGTACTTTAATAATGGACTAGAAAGAGACGAGTTTTATCGTACAATTATGGCCACTCTTCAATATAAAATGATGAATTATTCGATGCACGCCATCGCAACCTACGCCAAGAAGCTACAGTTTGATGGTGAGCAATATGACAATCTTGTTAACTCTCTGGTTTCAAAATGTTCACAAAATATTACATTGATGGGACATCGCCTAATTAGGTACCATTTTCAAAATTATTTCAAAGAGCAAGGAGAGATCTTTCTCCCAATTGACCAAAGAAAGAACCTTTACACAGATAAGTTAAATAAACTACAAAGTGAAAATGAAATTCTAGTTAATGAGTTATATTACACAACAGGTATCTTCGCGTATGCCTGCTCTTGGGGTGGCCAAGTTAAATACCCAAGACAGCTTGCAAATTTCTTATCTTCATCTGCTGTCATGAGCTACATCATTCGCGAACTAAGTGGCCTTGATACTTATGCATTTAAAGACAAACTCTCTGATAAGAAAGGCGCCCTCTGCCGTAACCAAATTTGTCGGCCAAAAAGTATCTCTAAGATTGAGCAAGATATTATTCGTCCAGTTGGTTCAGCTAATTTAAATTTCGATTATAAGCTGGCCTATTGTGAAAAATTTCGTTATTCGGCTCCTAAGTACTCCAGTGAGGTTGATAGCGAGTTTGTTAAAGCGCTTGATGAGTTTAAAGATGAGAAACCTCGCCTTATTGGCCAATTCTTGGCCCTTGTTACACGAGTACCAGACTTTAATGTTTGGACACATGATTCAAAAACGATCAAAGATTATATCTCACTATCAAATGATGGCCTATGGGATTTTTGGGCACTTGATTATCTTAAAACAAATTCTAAAAAACTTTCATACGAAGAAGCTCTTGTTATGCAAATTGATAAAGAGGTAAATAATTACTTTGTTTACCGCAAAAGCTTTCCAGAAATAAATTTCAATGTTTTACATGGTGAATTTGATAAGGCAAGTGATGTAACAAATATGATTAATCTTCATTTCGATATCAATATTCCACGTACAGATATTAAGTGGATTTATGAGCAATACAAAATCGCTCATGTTGGAAATGATGACAAGAAAGTCGAACAATTAAAAAAACGTCTAAGTCTCTACATTGAAAATGATTATCAAGAGATAAAAAGTACCCTCATGCAATTTTCTGTGAATGCAGATCTAACTCAAGTTATGACTGATGAACTAATTAGACAATTCGACATGATTGATCATATTGAGCTTCCAAAAGAAGCTAAAGCAAAACTATTAAAGATTGGTGTTAATATTCGTATTGCTCCATTTGCACTTGTTGCAATACGAAATAAAAGGATTGTTACAGACTTTTCAACAAGGGACTTAAATGAAATTAAGTCTTTAGAAACCCTAAATAATATCGATTCTATGGCCGTCGAAGCCAAAAAATGATAAATAGGCTTAATGGCAAAAGTTAATAACAATAATAAAAGTAAAGATAGAGTAAAGTACGATGTCGAGGTTCTTCCATCGGTTGAAGAATCTGCTCTTATTGAAACTCCTCATTCAATAAATGATGATGAAGATGAGTATGTTGATATCGTCACTAAAAAGCTAACAATTGAGGAAGAAGTTCAGTTGATTCAAGAGACCTTACCGGCCCTCGCCTCAAACCTGCCAGTTCCTTCTAAGCTCGACAATAAGCTCAATCAATACCTAAAAGATATCTCTCGCTACGAACTTCTTTCACCTGAGCAGGAAAAGTTACTCGTTAAGCAATTTCGTGAATCTGGGGATATCGAATTAGCAAAGAAGCTTGTTGTCTCAAATCTGCGTCTGGTTGTTAAGATTGCCATGGAGTATCGCAGTGCTCATTCCAATGTGATGGACCTTATCCAAGAGGGGAATATTGGATTAATGAAGGCCGTCTCGCTCTTTGAGCCAGATAAAGGGGCCAAACTTTCATATTACGCTTCTTGGTGGATTAAGTCTTATATTTTGAAGTTCATTCTCGATAATTTTAAGTTAGTAAAGCTAGGCTCAACTAATGAACAGAAGAAGCTTTTTTATAACCTCATGCGTGAAAAAGAGCGGCTTGAGGCCCAAGGTATCAAGCCAGACCACAAGACAATTGCTCAAAACCTCGATGTGAGTGAAAAGGCCGTGGCATTGATGGATATGCGCTTAGGTGAAGGGGGATCGGAAGTCAGTATCGATACTCCAGTTGGTGAGTCATCATCAACAATGGGGGACCTTTTGCCTGACTCTGGTGACTTTGCTGAGGATATTGAGTTTCAGCAGTCCTTGAAATTATTACAAGACAATCTGGACCAATTCATTCAAGGCCTAAAGCCCAGAGATCAAGAAATCTTTCGCGAAAGACTTCTAAATGACGCTCCACGCTCTCTTCAGTCCATAGCCGATGATTATGGGGTCTCTAGAGAGCGAATTCGCCAAATTGAGGCCCGATTGCTTGAGAATTTAAAGGTTTACATGAGTGAAATTATAAGATAATATGCTCAAAATTATAGCGCCCCTCACTTGGCCTGGAAAATAACTTCCTTGCTCGGTTTTGGGTAAGTATGGAGAAAATTATGATTACAAAAGCAGAAACTGCAAACATCGTTGCTGAATTTGGTAAAGAATTTGGTGCAGGTGAAAAAGACAGCGGAAGTGCAGCGGTTCAAGTTGCTATTCTTACAACAAGAATTAACAACCTAAAAGCTCACTTTGGTTCACACATCCACGATTACTCATCTAACCGTGGTCTTCTTAAGATGATTGGACGTCGTCGTCGTCTTCTTAAGTATGTAGCTACTAACA
Coding sequences within it:
- a CDS encoding DUF444 family protein — encoded protein: MDHPIKRDHARFRKIIKGKVRDNLRKYIAGGEMPIPKGNGQFKVPMPSINTPQFRFGDKSQGGTGQGDGQPGDPVDGQGEPGEGQGEPGEAGEQEGDKALDVEMSLDELASILGNELALPKIEPKGKKNMQSTVDRYTSIGTVGPDSLKHYKRSFKEALKRQIAMGTYDPKNPVVVPIKSDMRYRSSDSKIEFENSAVVIYMMDVSGSMGDEQKEIVRTESFWINLWLKSQYKDIEIRYIIHDATAKEVDEETFFRTRESGGTLISSALKLCKDMIASDYNSDEWNIYPFHFSDGDNWSAEDTKVCLDILKNSIIPNSNAFFYGQVESRYGSGQFYKDLAKEFGEKHEDVILSKIKNKEAILDSIKDFLGKGK
- a CDS encoding SpoVR family protein, whose product is MERTKPLSGELARLRDEVHSYAVEYGLDFYPVVFEVCDYDTVCILAANGGFPSRYPHWRFGLEYDRLAKGNKYGFQKIYELVINTDPCYAYLLSSNRYVDQKLVMAHVYGHADFFKNNAWFRGTDRRMMDVMANHGTKVRRYMDKYGQDRVEEFIDTVLSFENLLDVNVLFQSEEKQKTSADEDFEFKDDRSQVLRSFMNSKMGRAGLEEGKSEVKKTPLELLDEEIRGTRDIMKFLIDHAPIEDWQADIIGILREEAYYFLPQRMTKIMNEGWASYWHSKILTKKALNSSEIIDFADIHSGVMAMSKQNINPYKIGIELMRDIEYRWDTGKFGKEYQDCTDLYKKENWHIETNKGREKIFEVRRTHNDITFIDEFFTEEFCNRMQLFTYKYNSRTGRNEIETRDFKEIKAKLLNQLTNFGSPIIEVESANHKNRGELLLRHVHQGVDLDLTQAQDTMANIYKIWKRPVSITTVVEDNSIVYQFDGVEFKEDK
- a CDS encoding RNA polymerase factor sigma-32 — protein: MAKVNNNNKSKDRVKYDVEVLPSVEESALIETPHSINDDEDEYVDIVTKKLTIEEEVQLIQETLPALASNLPVPSKLDNKLNQYLKDISRYELLSPEQEKLLVKQFRESGDIELAKKLVVSNLRLVVKIAMEYRSAHSNVMDLIQEGNIGLMKAVSLFEPDKGAKLSYYASWWIKSYILKFILDNFKLVKLGSTNEQKKLFYNLMREKERLEAQGIKPDHKTIAQNLDVSEKAVALMDMRLGEGGSEVSIDTPVGESSSTMGDLLPDSGDFAEDIEFQQSLKLLQDNLDQFIQGLKPRDQEIFRERLLNDAPRSLQSIADDYGVSRERIRQIEARLLENLKVYMSEIIR
- the rpsO gene encoding 30S ribosomal protein S15; the encoded protein is MITKAETANIVAEFGKEFGAGEKDSGSAAVQVAILTTRINNLKAHFGSHIHDYSSNRGLLKMIGRRRRLLKYVATNSEESYKALIKKLGLRK